A genome region from Dehalococcoidia bacterium includes the following:
- a CDS encoding ABC transporter substrate-binding protein, which produces MSEYWERLNKRRISRRTALRAGAAAMGLAGAALAGCGDDGGRTPAGESPAAEQTPQYGGNQVIGLPADPGGLDVQQSVTGYWVSGNFNGYLHSVNLDDQKVYPQMAEKVEHVDEVTYVWTLRRGIRFHDIDPTFGREVTSEDVLFSMERRRDDPSIMNDKQLLRDYTASMEAPDPYTFRLVNTRPYAPALDEIGNPSYAIIPREAIEKWGDLSQHPVGCGAFILEEYAKAERVKVRKNPDFYMEGRPFLDSIDWALIPDVSTLYQAFRTKQHDSCGATLDKLKVEELQKTPGVIVRDSPNYWTRCLLLRVDKPPFTDRRLWQAVDLAVDRQDLIDKMAFGEGRFNGPVSPYLEYWCLPQEEVREFYKTDIAEAKRLMAAAGYEDGLEVDAPVMNTANLTKDAEIVREHLAKIGIRLNIQVRDIAVLLAQHLYAGNFQMLWFYNLPYVEPDRPLCQWFSKGIAGLSFTGYYSEEMDNWIWRERSEFDPEKRREIVLAAQRAMMREHGPQINTYTPRGWAARWDWVHTLREGTGVGLTSRNFLGIDTWMTARH; this is translated from the coding sequence ATGTCCGAGTACTGGGAGCGTCTTAACAAGCGGCGGATATCACGGCGAACGGCGCTCAGGGCCGGCGCCGCTGCGATGGGGCTCGCGGGCGCGGCGCTGGCCGGCTGCGGCGACGATGGTGGGCGGACGCCCGCCGGGGAAAGCCCGGCGGCGGAACAGACGCCGCAGTACGGCGGCAACCAGGTGATCGGTCTGCCCGCCGACCCCGGCGGCCTCGATGTCCAGCAGAGCGTCACCGGCTACTGGGTTTCCGGCAACTTCAACGGCTACCTCCACAGCGTGAACCTCGACGACCAGAAGGTCTATCCGCAGATGGCGGAGAAGGTGGAGCACGTCGATGAGGTGACCTACGTCTGGACCCTGCGACGCGGCATCAGGTTCCATGACATCGACCCCACGTTCGGGCGCGAGGTCACGTCTGAAGATGTACTGTTCAGTATGGAGCGCCGCCGCGACGACCCCTCGATAATGAACGACAAGCAACTCCTGCGCGACTACACGGCGAGCATGGAAGCGCCGGACCCTTACACCTTCCGTCTCGTCAACACGCGGCCCTACGCCCCCGCTCTCGATGAGATAGGCAACCCCAGCTACGCAATCATCCCTCGCGAGGCCATCGAAAAGTGGGGCGACCTATCGCAGCACCCCGTGGGCTGCGGCGCCTTCATCCTCGAAGAGTACGCGAAGGCTGAGCGGGTGAAGGTGCGCAAGAACCCCGACTTCTACATGGAGGGACGCCCTTTCCTCGATTCCATAGACTGGGCGTTGATCCCGGATGTTTCCACGCTGTACCAGGCCTTCCGGACAAAGCAGCACGATTCCTGCGGGGCGACGCTCGATAAGTTGAAGGTCGAAGAACTGCAGAAGACCCCGGGAGTCATCGTGCGCGACTCGCCCAACTACTGGACCCGCTGCCTGTTGCTGCGCGTCGACAAGCCGCCGTTCACCGACAGGCGCCTCTGGCAGGCGGTCGACCTGGCGGTGGACCGGCAGGACCTCATCGACAAGATGGCGTTCGGGGAGGGCAGGTTCAACGGGCCGGTGTCGCCCTATCTGGAGTACTGGTGTCTGCCCCAGGAAGAGGTGCGCGAGTTCTATAAGACTGATATCGCAGAGGCGAAGCGGCTCATGGCGGCGGCGGGCTACGAAGACGGGCTCGAGGTCGACGCGCCGGTGATGAACACCGCCAATCTGACCAAGGACGCCGAGATCGTCAGGGAACATCTGGCGAAGATCGGCATCAGGCTGAACATACAGGTGAGGGACATCGCCGTGCTCCTGGCGCAACACCTGTACGCGGGCAACTTCCAGATGCTGTGGTTCTACAATCTGCCGTACGTCGAGCCTGACCGGCCGCTCTGTCAGTGGTTCAGCAAGGGGATCGCCGGCCTCAGCTTCACCGGCTACTACAGCGAAGAGATGGACAACTGGATCTGGCGCGAGCGATCGGAGTTCGACCCCGAGAAGCGGCGCGAGATAGTGCTGGCTGCGCAGCGGGCGATGATGCGGGAGCACGGCCCCCAGATCAACACCTATACTCCCCGTGGATGGGCGGCCCGCTGGGACTGGGTGCACACGCTGCGCGAGGGCACCGGAGTCGGGCTGACAAGCCGCAACTTCCTCGGCATCGATACGTGGATGACCGCCCGGCACTAG
- a CDS encoding phosphatase PAP2 family protein → MRYGIVVYLFRRVLFFWGPVWLALFAGAIALTALATLNDRLPGDLDILRRIQDPPVPGLPLSRFIRLMTTTQVVIGLGVVTAVALWFFRRRRLAVLLAVGLIVLPLLQWGLKEIVDRPRPPADMVDIRAGFSSDSFPAGHVMSGAFFYGFLFYVSLDLRLRAARTALLAASVAVLALVGWANVYVGVHWPSDIVGGYAWGFTLLLPLLGLDAMMREIEDLLLYTLGLRRL, encoded by the coding sequence TTGCGATACGGAATCGTCGTCTACCTCTTCCGCAGAGTCCTGTTCTTCTGGGGGCCGGTCTGGCTGGCCCTCTTCGCCGGCGCTATCGCCCTCACAGCCCTCGCCACCCTCAACGACCGCCTCCCCGGCGATCTCGACATCCTGCGGCGCATTCAGGACCCTCCCGTGCCCGGCCTGCCGCTCTCCCGCTTCATCCGCCTGATGACGACGACGCAGGTCGTCATCGGGCTGGGCGTCGTCACCGCCGTCGCGCTCTGGTTCTTCCGACGGCGGCGGCTCGCGGTCCTCCTTGCTGTAGGGCTCATCGTCCTACCGCTCCTGCAATGGGGGCTGAAGGAGATCGTTGACAGGCCGCGCCCGCCCGCCGACATGGTGGATATACGGGCCGGCTTCTCCAGCGACAGCTTCCCCGCCGGCCACGTGATGAGCGGCGCGTTCTTCTACGGCTTTCTCTTTTACGTCTCGCTGGACTTGCGTTTGAGGGCCGCGAGGACTGCGCTTCTTGCGGCATCGGTGGCCGTGCTCGCCCTCGTGGGATGGGCTAACGTGTACGTCGGCGTCCACTGGCCGAGCGACATCGTGGGCGGGTACGCGTGGGGCTTCACCCTGTTGCTGCCGCTGCTAGGCCTCGACGCTATGATGCGCGAAATCGAGGACCTTCTGCTGTATACGCTCGGCCTGCGGCGTCTCTGA
- a CDS encoding FAD-dependent oxidoreductase, which produces MSKQQKKLVVIGGGAAGMSAATTARRLRPDWQITVLERGSHVSFILCGLPYFICNTVKDLESLVVYTPEYFRKERDIDVRIRHEVRRIDSREQVVEALAVDTREKETLRYDSLVIAAGANAVRPNIPGIGLRGVFTLRSLESGVQIKDYLKTRRVRRAALIGGGYIGLEMAEAMRTLGLRAAIVEATDSLMPGSEPEIAQLIEEEVRRHQVEVRKQQLALRFEPDATGAVQRVVTDQGELPAEIVIVAVGASPDASVAREGGVALGETRAIAVDERMRTNVPNIYAAGDCAETRHLITGKAMYVPLGTTANKQGRVAGENAVGGDATFAGVVGSSAVKVFDLEVARTGLSEEQAKTHGFDAVAATGQFPSRARFYPGAKTVTGKLVAERGSGRLLGAQMAGNDGGTVAKRLDVAAVALHAGMTVSDLLRLDLNYAPPFAAAFEGIQAVAQALQRRLEREE; this is translated from the coding sequence ATGAGCAAGCAGCAGAAGAAGCTCGTAGTCATCGGCGGGGGCGCCGCGGGAATGAGCGCCGCGACGACAGCACGGCGCCTTCGCCCCGATTGGCAGATCACCGTCCTGGAACGCGGTTCGCACGTCTCCTTCATACTCTGCGGTCTGCCCTATTTCATCTGCAACACCGTCAAAGACCTCGAAAGCCTCGTCGTCTACACGCCGGAGTACTTCCGGAAGGAGCGCGATATCGATGTGCGTATCCGGCATGAGGTGCGGCGCATCGATTCCCGCGAGCAGGTCGTAGAGGCTCTGGCAGTGGACACACGCGAGAAAGAGACGCTGCGCTACGACAGCCTTGTCATCGCCGCAGGCGCCAATGCCGTCCGCCCCAATATCCCCGGTATCGGTCTGAGGGGCGTCTTCACGCTGCGTTCGCTCGAGAGCGGGGTACAGATCAAGGACTATCTTAAGACGCGGCGGGTACGCAGGGCAGCCCTCATCGGCGGCGGCTATATCGGGCTGGAGATGGCGGAAGCGATGCGCACTCTGGGGCTGCGGGCCGCAATCGTCGAGGCGACGGACTCATTGATGCCCGGGAGCGAGCCGGAGATCGCGCAGCTCATCGAGGAGGAGGTCAGACGCCACCAGGTCGAGGTGCGGAAGCAACAACTCGCGCTGCGCTTTGAGCCCGACGCCACGGGCGCGGTACAGAGGGTGGTGACCGACCAGGGGGAGCTTCCGGCGGAAATAGTGATCGTTGCCGTCGGCGCAAGCCCGGACGCGAGCGTGGCCCGGGAAGGCGGCGTCGCCCTGGGCGAGACCCGCGCCATCGCTGTCGATGAAAGGATGCGCACCAACGTCCCGAACATTTACGCTGCCGGCGATTGCGCCGAGACGCGTCATCTGATAACGGGCAAGGCGATGTACGTGCCGCTGGGCACCACGGCGAACAAGCAGGGGCGCGTCGCGGGAGAAAATGCGGTTGGGGGCGACGCCACGTTCGCAGGCGTGGTCGGAAGCTCCGCCGTCAAGGTGTTCGACCTCGAAGTCGCGCGGACGGGGCTTTCGGAGGAACAGGCTAAGACGCACGGCTTTGATGCCGTGGCCGCCACCGGACAGTTCCCATCGCGCGCCCGCTTCTATCCCGGCGCGAAGACGGTGACCGGAAAGCTGGTGGCGGAAAGAGGAAGCGGCCGGCTCCTGGGAGCCCAGATGGCGGGGAACGACGGCGGCACGGTGGCCAAGCGGCTCGACGTGGCAGCCGTTGCCCTTCACGCCGGGATGACCGTGAGCGATCTCCTCCGCCTCGACCTCAATTACGCGCCTCCCTTCGCCGCCGCTTTCGAGGGGATACAGGCGGTCGCCCAGGCCTTGCAGCGCCGGCTGGAACGCGAGGAGTAG
- a CDS encoding peptidylprolyl isomerase, giving the protein MSFAEACQKSGEKQFTAPPPTIIDPAKSYTAVIKTEKGDITVELFPDVAPVTVNNFVFLACKGFYDGVTFHRVLPGFVAQTGDPTGTGGGGPGYVIQDEISSRGFEKGTLGMANRGPNTNGSQFFICLEPQPRLNGRYTVFGQVTAGMDVVESITPRNPEENPQFAGDKVLEITVEEK; this is encoded by the coding sequence ATGAGCTTCGCCGAGGCTTGCCAGAAGTCGGGCGAGAAGCAGTTCACCGCCCCGCCGCCGACCATAATCGACCCGGCGAAAAGCTACACCGCCGTTATCAAGACCGAGAAGGGCGACATCACGGTCGAACTCTTTCCGGATGTGGCGCCCGTCACCGTCAACAACTTCGTCTTTCTCGCCTGCAAAGGCTTCTACGACGGCGTCACCTTCCACCGTGTGTTGCCCGGCTTCGTCGCCCAGACCGGCGACCCCACGGGAACGGGCGGCGGCGGCCCCGGCTACGTGATACAGGACGAGATAAGCAGCCGCGGCTTCGAGAAGGGCACGCTGGGCATGGCCAACCGCGGCCCGAACACCAACGGCAGCCAGTTCTTCATCTGTCTGGAGCCGCAGCCGCGCCTGAACGGACGCTACACCGTGTTCGGACAGGTGACCGCCGGCATGGACGTTGTGGAAAGCATAACCCCGCGTAACCCGGAGGAAAACCCGCAGTTCGCCGGCGACAAGGTGCTGGAGATAACGGTCGAAGAGAAATAG
- a CDS encoding GNAT family N-acetyltransferase, producing the protein MRPLEPRDVAACERILRSLPEWFAFEEAVARYMRDLESLPGFVAVDGDEVIGFLALRHHNPLSSEVHVMAVRRECHRRGVGAALMRTAEEALAGKVRLLHVKTLGPSHHDEGYKRTRAFYAAMGFVPLEETTAYWGESQPTLVMVKPLP; encoded by the coding sequence GTGAGGCCCCTGGAGCCGCGCGACGTCGCCGCCTGCGAACGGATACTGCGCAGCCTTCCCGAGTGGTTCGCCTTCGAGGAGGCGGTGGCGCGTTACATGCGCGACCTCGAATCGCTGCCCGGGTTCGTGGCCGTCGACGGCGACGAGGTGATCGGCTTCCTCGCGCTGCGGCATCACAACCCACTGTCGAGCGAGGTCCACGTGATGGCCGTCCGCCGAGAATGCCACCGTCGGGGAGTGGGAGCGGCGCTGATGAGGACGGCGGAAGAGGCGCTGGCGGGAAAAGTCCGCCTGCTGCACGTGAAGACGCTAGGGCCCTCTCATCACGATGAAGGCTACAAGCGCACGAGGGCCTTCTACGCAGCTATGGGCTTCGTTCCTCTCGAAGAGACGACGGCATACTGGGGGGAAAGCCAGCCCACGCTTGTTATGGTGAAACCGCTCCCGTAG
- a CDS encoding peptidylprolyl isomerase — protein sequence MRRLLSPATLAAVALTATLAWTACGSDNSDKIVVKSGGGTQIRATPFATVPAPEGPIPTRTADFASLCLKTNQRQWSSMPPMIIDPNLSYSATIRTEKGDIIIKLLPDIAPYTVNNFVFLACSGFYDGLTFFRVAQKPLPEGIPHPFAQAGDPSERGFYDPVRGGPGYFIPEELSDRKFLAGTVGMSSGGRGTPVSGSQFFIVFEEAPELDGQYTIFGEVTSGLDVLESLTPHNPQRDATPGDKILEIVIQEGQ from the coding sequence ATGAGAAGACTCCTCTCGCCCGCGACACTCGCCGCAGTTGCGCTCACTGCCACCCTCGCGTGGACCGCCTGCGGCAGCGACAACAGCGACAAGATTGTAGTGAAGTCGGGAGGCGGCACCCAGATTCGGGCCACACCCTTCGCCACTGTGCCCGCGCCTGAAGGCCCCATTCCCACCAGGACGGCCGATTTCGCCTCTCTCTGCCTGAAGACCAACCAGCGGCAGTGGTCAAGCATGCCCCCGATGATAATCGACCCCAACCTCTCCTACTCCGCGACCATACGCACGGAAAAGGGCGACATCATCATCAAGCTCCTGCCGGATATCGCCCCCTACACCGTCAACAACTTCGTGTTTCTTGCCTGCTCCGGCTTCTACGACGGCCTCACCTTCTTCCGCGTAGCACAAAAGCCGCTGCCGGAGGGAATCCCGCACCCCTTCGCGCAGGCGGGAGACCCCTCCGAGCGCGGTTTCTACGACCCGGTCCGCGGCGGGCCGGGATACTTCATACCGGAGGAGCTCAGCGACCGCAAGTTCCTGGCAGGGACCGTCGGTATGTCGAGTGGCGGCCGCGGCACCCCGGTGAGCGGAAGTCAGTTCTTCATCGTGTTCGAGGAAGCGCCTGAGCTCGACGGCCAGTATACAATCTTCGGCGAGGTAACGTCAGGACTCGACGTCCTGGAGTCGTTGACGCCCCACAATCCTCAGCGGGATGCGACCCCCGGTGACAAGATACTGGAGATCGTCATCCAGGAGGGGCAATAG
- the coaE gene encoding dephospho-CoA kinase (Dephospho-CoA kinase (CoaE) performs the final step in coenzyme A biosynthesis.): protein MITIGLTGGIGSGKSLVARMLAEKGAALVNADEVGHRSYRKGTPVYERVVASFGREVLDENGEIDRAKLGQRVFADPRQRERLNAIVWPEMAKMMAQDLEALRSRGTAVAVLEAAVLIEAGWRPLADEVWVVLASPRVTRQRLMETKGMSAEQADARIRSQLSNEERRRRADVIIENNGSIEELKQRVEELWQELQRRIRAGSRKEVT from the coding sequence ATGATAACAATCGGACTTACCGGCGGCATCGGCAGCGGCAAGAGCCTTGTCGCCAGGATGCTCGCTGAAAAGGGCGCCGCCCTCGTCAATGCCGACGAGGTGGGACACCGGTCCTATCGCAAGGGCACCCCCGTCTACGAACGCGTGGTCGCCAGTTTCGGCCGAGAGGTACTCGACGAGAACGGTGAGATCGACCGCGCGAAGCTGGGACAGCGCGTATTCGCCGATCCGAGGCAGCGTGAGCGCCTGAACGCCATCGTCTGGCCGGAGATGGCAAAGATGATGGCGCAGGATCTGGAAGCGCTGCGGTCGCGCGGGACCGCCGTCGCCGTTCTGGAAGCGGCCGTACTCATCGAGGCGGGCTGGCGGCCGCTCGCCGACGAGGTGTGGGTGGTGCTCGCGTCGCCGCGGGTGACCCGGCAGCGGCTGATGGAGACGAAGGGGATGTCGGCGGAGCAGGCCGACGCGCGCATACGTTCGCAGCTCAGCAACGAGGAGCGCCGGCGCCGCGCCGACGTGATAATCGAGAACAACGGGAGTATCGAGGAGCTCAAGCAGCGGGTCGAGGAACTCTGGCAGGAGCTGCAGCGTCGGATAAGGGCGGGTAGCCGCAAAGAGGTAACTTAG
- a CDS encoding diguanylate cyclase — protein MAPRVVRHACLELVRALRQMHAAPTSGALADALQSLVAPAIGASVACVLLDDGSGMLALLSGERESVSELSALRLRVAEKGPVSDLLVSGEMIISDSPADVLGDAAPAVPARRIMLCRLEWEEEKLGVVLFGDEGDGMDLELCPEVAGHLSLALVRLRAARRTYRYGGIDPIRWMFDREWFEARLEEETARSRRYGHPLALLLLSFQNLDEMVEKGGRQQSEVFLRRLAAVIRGEIRTHDVLAAFGDAGVAVLLPETTRSAAVAIRHRIASRVLQLRPAGPDVAGWRPDLLVGLAAYPEDGDSAGALIAAAESSLARTGHEELEKPA, from the coding sequence GTGGCTCCCCGCGTAGTGCGCCACGCCTGTCTTGAGCTGGTGCGTGCGCTCCGGCAGATGCACGCGGCCCCAACTTCGGGCGCGCTGGCAGATGCTCTGCAGTCGCTCGTTGCCCCTGCCATCGGCGCCTCTGTAGCGTGCGTTCTTCTCGATGACGGTAGCGGCATGCTGGCGTTGTTATCAGGGGAGAGGGAGTCCGTGTCCGAGTTGTCGGCGCTGCGGCTGAGAGTTGCCGAAAAAGGGCCGGTGAGCGACCTCCTCGTAAGCGGTGAGATGATCATCTCCGACAGTCCGGCCGATGTGCTCGGCGACGCTGCCCCCGCCGTGCCCGCTCGTCGCATCATGCTCTGCCGTCTCGAATGGGAGGAAGAGAAGCTGGGCGTCGTCCTCTTCGGTGACGAGGGCGACGGCATGGATCTGGAGTTGTGTCCGGAGGTGGCGGGACACCTGTCGCTGGCGCTCGTTCGCTTGCGGGCGGCGCGAAGGACGTACCGGTACGGGGGCATCGACCCGATCCGCTGGATGTTCGACCGGGAGTGGTTCGAGGCGCGTCTCGAGGAGGAGACGGCGCGGTCGAGGCGCTACGGCCATCCGCTGGCCCTGCTGCTCCTCAGCTTCCAGAACCTGGACGAGATGGTGGAAAAGGGGGGGCGGCAGCAAAGCGAGGTGTTCCTGCGACGTCTGGCCGCCGTGATACGCGGCGAGATCAGGACTCACGACGTGTTGGCGGCGTTCGGCGACGCCGGGGTCGCAGTCCTCTTGCCCGAGACAACGCGGTCCGCCGCTGTCGCCATCCGACACCGCATTGCGTCGCGAGTCCTCCAACTGAGGCCCGCCGGCCCCGACGTCGCCGGCTGGAGACCCGATCTTCTCGTCGGGCTGGCGGCCTACCCGGAGGACGGGGACTCGGCCGGAGCCCTGATTGCCGCCGCAGAGTCGAGCCTGGCCCGCACCGGGCACGAAGAGCTGGAGAAGCCGGCCTGA
- a CDS encoding ABC transporter substrate-binding protein: MQDSNYWQRFSRKRLSRRKMLTVGAAGAGAAALALSGCGGDDGGEEPAGQTPRAEETPQPGGNMIIGLGSDPGHLDEQECVTCYWIASQFNGFLHHINLRTQEMMLQMAESFEQPDNTTYIWKLKPGIKFHDVDPVFGREVTAEDCVYSFTRRRDDPASQNDKQLLRDFTAGWEAVDTYTFKLTTKAPYRPAIDELGNPSYPIIPHEAVEKFGSLAQNPVGCGPYILDKFVRSESVVMHKNPDYFIPGRPYLDSREWVIILDYSTLLQAFKTKQHDYNGALLDKLKVEELQKINGVVVIEAPNFWRHTLLLRVDRPPLNDKRVWEAIDLAVDRDDLINKMAFGEGKYTGPVPADLEYYSLPQDELRDFYKVDLQKAKQLLSAAGYEDGFDLFTPVENVTDMTKCAEVVKEQLAKIGVRTNLEVKELGVYLSQHLYASEFEATWYYNLPYVEPDRPLCQWYSKGQAGFSFSKYSNPKMDEWVEKERAEFDNEKRRQIILDAQREMIREHGPQINTYIPQAWAAYWDWVHGPETTIDIGAWGYLGIDVWMTPRT, encoded by the coding sequence ATGCAGGACTCAAACTACTGGCAGCGTTTTTCCAGGAAGCGCCTATCCAGGCGAAAGATGCTCACCGTGGGCGCTGCGGGAGCGGGGGCGGCCGCCCTCGCGCTCAGCGGCTGCGGTGGCGATGACGGCGGAGAGGAGCCCGCCGGCCAGACGCCGCGCGCCGAGGAAACGCCTCAGCCCGGCGGCAACATGATAATCGGCCTCGGATCCGACCCGGGACACCTCGACGAGCAGGAGTGCGTGACCTGTTACTGGATCGCCAGTCAGTTCAACGGCTTCCTGCACCACATTAACCTCCGCACTCAGGAAATGATGCTCCAGATGGCGGAGAGCTTCGAGCAGCCGGACAACACGACGTACATCTGGAAACTGAAGCCCGGGATCAAGTTCCACGACGTCGATCCCGTGTTCGGGCGTGAGGTAACGGCCGAAGACTGCGTCTACAGCTTCACGCGCAGGCGGGACGACCCTGCCTCCCAGAACGACAAGCAGCTCCTGCGCGATTTCACCGCCGGCTGGGAGGCTGTCGACACGTACACCTTCAAGCTGACGACGAAGGCGCCCTACCGCCCGGCGATCGACGAGCTCGGGAACCCCTCGTATCCCATAATCCCTCACGAGGCGGTGGAGAAGTTCGGCAGCCTGGCGCAGAACCCCGTGGGCTGCGGCCCCTACATACTAGATAAGTTCGTCCGCAGCGAAAGCGTGGTCATGCACAAGAACCCGGACTACTTCATCCCCGGCCGTCCGTACCTCGACTCGCGCGAGTGGGTGATAATCCTCGACTATTCGACGCTGCTGCAGGCGTTCAAGACAAAACAGCACGACTACAACGGCGCCCTGCTCGACAAGCTGAAAGTGGAAGAGCTGCAGAAGATCAACGGCGTGGTCGTCATAGAGGCGCCGAACTTCTGGCGGCACACGCTGCTGCTTCGGGTCGATAGGCCGCCCTTGAACGACAAGCGCGTCTGGGAGGCGATAGACCTGGCAGTCGACCGCGACGACCTCATCAACAAGATGGCGTTCGGCGAGGGAAAGTACACGGGCCCCGTGCCCGCCGACCTGGAGTACTACTCGCTGCCGCAGGACGAGCTGCGCGACTTCTACAAGGTGGACTTGCAGAAGGCAAAGCAGCTTCTCTCCGCCGCAGGCTACGAGGACGGCTTCGACCTCTTCACGCCCGTGGAGAACGTCACCGACATGACGAAGTGCGCGGAGGTGGTGAAGGAGCAGCTTGCGAAGATAGGCGTCAGGACCAACCTCGAGGTCAAAGAGCTCGGGGTATACCTGTCGCAGCATCTCTACGCGAGCGAATTCGAGGCAACCTGGTACTACAACCTGCCCTACGTGGAGCCTGATAGGCCTCTGTGCCAGTGGTACAGCAAAGGACAGGCAGGCTTTTCCTTCTCCAAGTACAGCAACCCCAAGATGGACGAGTGGGTGGAGAAGGAAAGGGCGGAGTTCGACAACGAGAAGCGGCGCCAGATCATCCTCGACGCCCAGCGCGAAATGATCCGCGAGCACGGGCCCCAGATCAACACTTACATCCCCCAGGCCTGGGCGGCGTACTGGGACTGGGTGCACGGCCCGGAGACGACGATAGACATCGGCGCGTGGGGCTACCTCGGCATCGATGTCTGGATGACGCCTCGCACATAA
- a CDS encoding DUF364 domain-containing protein, protein MAILAEIIETLTSDAAVRELRAGPYWVAVWSRYCGLASTLADPTRIDVEKLELASARSLAQMAVSPVWKEAGIGIAAINSLLEVDETRCRDLNARDLLMERGAGKRVALVGHFPFVPQLRDAVGELSVLELQPRPGDLPASEAPRVVPEADVVAITGTALVNGTMEDLLGYCRPQSLVVLLGPTVPLSPVLFDYGVDVICGTRVIDPPAILAQVEAGRSYREMTGVRMLAMQRDAQAG, encoded by the coding sequence GTGGCTATACTTGCGGAAATCATCGAGACGCTGACCTCCGACGCCGCCGTGCGCGAGTTGCGCGCTGGCCCCTACTGGGTCGCCGTTTGGAGCCGCTACTGCGGCCTCGCCTCCACGCTTGCCGACCCTACTCGAATAGATGTCGAAAAGCTCGAACTCGCGTCCGCGCGGTCGCTCGCCCAGATGGCAGTCTCGCCCGTGTGGAAGGAGGCCGGCATCGGCATCGCGGCGATAAACTCGCTGCTGGAGGTCGATGAGACGCGTTGCCGGGACCTGAACGCGCGCGACCTGCTTATGGAGCGGGGCGCCGGGAAGAGGGTGGCGCTGGTGGGGCACTTCCCGTTCGTTCCCCAGCTCCGCGATGCCGTCGGCGAGCTTTCAGTGCTGGAGCTGCAGCCGCGGCCGGGCGATCTACCGGCATCGGAGGCCCCGCGCGTAGTCCCGGAAGCGGACGTTGTCGCCATCACCGGGACGGCTCTGGTGAACGGGACGATGGAAGACCTTCTCGGCTACTGCCGCCCGCAGAGCCTGGTGGTGCTGCTGGGACCAACGGTGCCCCTCTCGCCGGTGCTGTTCGACTACGGCGTGGACGTGATATGCGGTACGCGTGTCATCGATCCGCCAGCCATTCTCGCGCAGGTGGAGGCGGGCAGGAGTTACCGCGAGATGACCGGCGTGCGCATGCTGGCGATGCAGCGCGACGCGCAGGCGGGCTGA
- a CDS encoding CbbQ/NirQ/NorQ/GpvN family protein: MEEQNYRQYAIEEYYAFEEPYYLPVNDEVPLFTAAFEQQIPVLLKGPTGSGKTRFIEYMAWRLGRPLTIIKDVTNAGRNEKVHGLPLVTVACHEDLTASDLVGRYLLEGEETRWIDGPLTRAVKAGAICYLDEVVEARKDTTVLIHPLTDHRRILPIEKRGQIVEAAPGFLLVISYNPGYQSVLKDLKHSTRQRFIAIEFGYPSREQETQIIAHEAQISEDIAADLAKLGEKVRNLKEHGLAEGVSTRLLIYAGKLMARGIEPLQACQSAVVWALTDDIELQRSIEEVVSSIFE, encoded by the coding sequence GTGGAAGAGCAGAACTATCGCCAGTACGCCATCGAAGAGTACTACGCCTTCGAGGAGCCCTATTATCTCCCCGTCAACGACGAGGTCCCTCTCTTCACCGCCGCCTTCGAGCAGCAGATACCCGTCCTCCTCAAAGGCCCCACCGGCTCTGGCAAGACACGCTTCATCGAGTACATGGCCTGGAGGCTGGGAAGGCCGCTCACCATCATCAAAGACGTCACCAACGCGGGTCGGAACGAGAAGGTCCACGGCCTTCCCCTCGTCACCGTCGCCTGCCACGAGGACCTCACCGCCAGCGACCTCGTCGGCCGCTATCTGCTCGAGGGCGAAGAGACGCGCTGGATCGACGGCCCCCTCACGCGCGCAGTCAAGGCGGGAGCGATTTGCTACCTCGACGAGGTCGTTGAGGCGCGCAAAGACACCACCGTCCTCATCCACCCTCTGACCGATCACCGCCGCATCCTGCCCATCGAGAAGCGCGGACAGATTGTCGAGGCGGCGCCCGGATTTCTGCTCGTCATATCGTATAACCCTGGTTACCAAAGCGTGCTGAAAGACCTCAAGCACAGCACCCGCCAGCGCTTCATCGCCATCGAGTTCGGTTACCCGAGCCGCGAGCAGGAGACGCAGATCATCGCCCACGAGGCGCAAATATCGGAGGACATCGCCGCCGACCTCGCGAAGCTGGGCGAGAAGGTGCGCAACCTGAAGGAGCACGGCCTGGCAGAAGGGGTGAGCACGCGGCTCCTCATCTACGCGGGCAAGCTGATGGCCAGGGGCATCGAGCCCCTCCAGGCCTGCCAGTCGGCGGTCGTGTGGGCGCTGACCGACGACATCGAATTGCAGCGCAGCATCGAAGAGGTCGTCTCGTCCATATTCGAGTAA